In Polynucleobacter arcticus, the following proteins share a genomic window:
- a CDS encoding shikimate kinase: MGAGKSTVGKLLAKKLGRRFLDADHVIEDRCGVKIPVIFEMEGEDGFRKREAQAIKDITAEDDVILATGGGAVLLPENRQFLSERGTVIYLHANPMELWHRTKGGEGRPLLKNGDAKKILENLYDIRDPLYREIADHVIETGKPSVNQLVNTLIMQLELSA; encoded by the coding sequence ATGGGCGCCGGGAAGTCGACCGTCGGTAAATTGCTGGCGAAGAAATTGGGTCGTCGCTTTCTAGATGCTGACCATGTAATTGAGGATCGTTGTGGGGTCAAGATCCCGGTCATCTTCGAAATGGAAGGTGAAGATGGGTTTCGCAAACGTGAGGCTCAGGCCATCAAAGACATTACCGCCGAAGATGATGTCATTCTGGCGACTGGTGGTGGTGCCGTGCTGCTTCCAGAAAATCGTCAGTTCCTTAGCGAAAGAGGTACTGTGATTTATCTACACGCCAATCCGATGGAACTTTGGCATCGCACTAAAGGCGGCGAAGGTAGACCACTCCTTAAAAATGGTGACGCAAAAAAGATTCTAGAAAATCTATACGATATCCGCGACCCCCTTTATCGCGAAATTGCTGACCATGTCATTGAGACTGGAAAACCCAGCGTCAATCAACTCGTCAACACTCTCATCATGCAACTCGAACTCTCTGCGTAA
- a CDS encoding secretin and TonB N-terminal domain-containing protein, with protein MKIFLKSPAALLLPLLVFLLNPALGNSPELSAVTTSKDSRISLQFSQIEMTELLPILAKMGNTNFLLSESIQGKISVDLKDTPWQTALYSILASRGLRLVRNGDIYWIGPHAEIQSFQKFRREDAALPFGGDHINSPRQILIEARIVEADQRFARELGIKLGYQANGLGNHPDQNASASLDLAGTGLAGFNPATLAATLVSKNAARLLQMELSALESDGQGKILSNPRIMTGDQVKATIEQGTELPYQVSSQSGSKLQFRKANLRLEVLPKIHPDGKISMLVGINKDTIGMKTEQGYAIDTKNLSSEVTVENGGTAIIGGIFQTTERDDEVKVPLLGDIPLIGHFFRHKSKLADKTELLVFLTPTVLDKH; from the coding sequence TTGAAAATCTTTCTAAAATCCCCCGCCGCATTACTTCTACCGCTCCTGGTTTTTTTACTCAATCCAGCCCTAGGGAACTCTCCAGAGTTGAGCGCTGTAACCACCTCCAAAGATAGTCGTATTAGCCTGCAATTCAGCCAAATTGAAATGACTGAACTTTTGCCAATCTTGGCAAAAATGGGGAATACCAACTTTCTCCTGAGTGAATCCATTCAAGGAAAGATTTCGGTCGACCTGAAAGATACCCCCTGGCAAACAGCCCTCTATTCCATCCTTGCTAGCAGAGGATTGCGTCTCGTCCGAAATGGAGATATCTACTGGATTGGTCCTCATGCAGAAATTCAAAGCTTTCAGAAGTTTCGCCGGGAGGATGCAGCCCTTCCCTTTGGTGGGGATCATATCAATAGCCCCCGTCAGATCCTGATTGAGGCTCGCATTGTGGAGGCAGATCAACGCTTTGCCCGCGAACTGGGTATCAAATTGGGGTATCAAGCCAATGGACTTGGAAATCACCCAGACCAAAATGCGAGTGCCAGCCTCGATTTAGCTGGGACTGGGCTCGCAGGATTTAACCCTGCCACCTTGGCAGCCACACTCGTGTCAAAAAATGCTGCTCGCCTCCTTCAAATGGAGCTTTCCGCACTGGAATCGGATGGTCAAGGCAAGATCCTATCGAATCCGCGCATCATGACCGGAGATCAGGTTAAGGCAACGATTGAGCAGGGAACTGAGCTTCCATATCAGGTGAGCTCTCAAAGCGGGAGTAAATTGCAGTTTCGCAAGGCTAATTTACGTCTAGAGGTCTTGCCTAAGATTCACCCTGATGGAAAGATTTCTATGCTGGTAGGGATCAACAAGGACACTATTGGCATGAAAACTGAGCAGGGTTATGCGATTGATACCAAAAACCTCAGCTCTGAAGTCACCGTCGAAAACGGGGGCACGGCCATTATTGGTGGCATATTCCAAACAACTGAACGGGATGATGAGGTCAAGGTGCCCCTGCTAGGTGATATTCCACTCATTGGACATTTCTTTCGCCATAAATCTAAATTAGCCGATAAAACTGAACTATTGGTTTTCTTAACGCCCACCGTCCTGGACAAACACTAA
- the aroB gene encoding 3-dehydroquinate synthase, with protein MKTLEVDLGNRSYPIHIGTDLIDQPDLFSACKKATSIYIVTNTTVAPLYAERLTNTLEKLGKPVRTIVLPDGESYKDWKNLQLIFDDLLKFGADRQTMLVALGGGVIGDMTGFAAASFMRGIRFIQVPTTLLAQVDSSVGGKTGINHPLGKNMIGAFHQPVAVIADLNTLKTLPARELSAGLAEVIKHGAIADAEFLNWIETNTSALLACETTAMEHAVLRSCEIKSAVVSADEREGGIRATLNFGHTFGHAIEAGMGYGEWLHGEAVGCGMVMGAELSRQLNFITQDEVNRLTHIIQSMNLPIAPPKFGAQRYMELMQVDKKTEGGQIRYVVLEKIGKAQIQSVPDLQVIETLTATGAT; from the coding sequence ATGAAAACATTAGAAGTTGATCTAGGCAATCGTAGCTACCCCATTCATATTGGTACAGATTTAATCGATCAACCAGATTTATTTAGCGCCTGCAAAAAAGCGACTTCAATTTATATCGTTACCAATACGACTGTTGCACCTTTATATGCGGAGCGTCTCACCAATACCCTAGAGAAGCTCGGCAAGCCCGTCAGAACAATTGTCTTGCCGGATGGAGAGTCCTATAAAGACTGGAAAAATCTTCAACTGATTTTTGATGATCTCCTCAAGTTTGGCGCAGATCGTCAAACCATGTTGGTAGCGTTGGGTGGAGGCGTTATTGGGGATATGACTGGCTTTGCTGCAGCCAGCTTTATGCGTGGTATCCGCTTTATTCAAGTGCCAACAACCTTGTTGGCCCAGGTAGACTCTTCGGTTGGTGGCAAAACGGGCATTAATCACCCGCTTGGGAAAAACATGATCGGGGCATTTCATCAACCTGTAGCGGTGATTGCCGACCTCAACACATTGAAGACATTACCTGCACGCGAACTCTCTGCTGGCCTAGCTGAAGTAATAAAGCATGGCGCAATTGCTGATGCCGAGTTTTTGAATTGGATTGAAACGAATACAAGTGCTTTGTTAGCCTGCGAGACAACAGCAATGGAACATGCAGTGTTACGTTCTTGCGAAATTAAATCCGCCGTTGTGTCAGCCGATGAAAGAGAGGGAGGCATACGTGCCACACTCAATTTCGGACATACCTTTGGTCATGCGATCGAAGCTGGCATGGGTTATGGAGAGTGGTTACACGGTGAAGCCGTTGGTTGCGGTATGGTCATGGGTGCAGAGCTCTCGCGGCAACTGAACTTCATCACTCAAGATGAAGTGAATCGTCTAACCCACATTATTCAATCGATGAATTTACCGATAGCACCACCGAAGTTTGGCGCACAGCGTTATATGGAATTAATGCAGGTAGATAAAAAGACTGAAGGCGGACAAATCCGTTACGTAGTTTTGGAAAAAATCGGCAAAGCGCAAATTCAGAGTGTTCCCGATCTTCAAGTGATCGAGACCCTAACAGCAACTGGAGCAACTTAA
- the lptM gene encoding LPS translocon maturation chaperone LptM encodes MIAILKRTLGISFLISLVGCGVRGPLYLPNVPPAPIPPAESEPKGKLYPPQSPAATNPTSAKQ; translated from the coding sequence ATGATAGCGATTCTTAAAAGAACTCTCGGCATTAGCTTTCTAATATCCCTTGTTGGATGTGGGGTTAGAGGACCGCTATATTTACCAAATGTGCCGCCAGCACCTATACCTCCTGCAGAGTCAGAGCCCAAAGGCAAGCTCTATCCACCCCAAAGCCCAGCTGCGACTAACCCAACATCGGCCAAGCAATGA
- the cyaY gene encoding iron donor protein CyaY: protein MKPNNLTVETIDDKQFHQLGSNLLQSIEAALEAADDALDLDLDVERQGGNVINIRFKDRSVIVVNTQPPLHEIWVAAKSGGYHYRWAGTLATPLWLDTKTGRELLSDLSEFASAQAGQKITISLLQK from the coding sequence ATGAAGCCAAACAATTTAACTGTGGAAACTATTGACGATAAGCAATTCCACCAGTTGGGCAGCAATTTATTGCAGTCAATTGAGGCTGCCTTGGAGGCTGCAGACGATGCGCTGGACCTGGATTTGGATGTAGAGCGCCAAGGTGGGAACGTAATCAATATTCGGTTTAAGGATCGCAGTGTGATTGTGGTCAATACGCAACCCCCTTTACATGAAATCTGGGTAGCCGCTAAATCGGGTGGCTATCACTATCGTTGGGCTGGAACTTTGGCCACTCCACTCTGGTTAGATACTAAAACCGGGCGCGAACTGTTGAGCGACTTATCCGAATTTGCTAGCGCCCAAGCTGGGCAGAAAATCACTATTAGCCTACTTCAGAAATAA
- the lysA gene encoding diaminopimelate decarboxylase yields MTSKAIPLPDLAGFTQRNGNWYAEEIPLADLAKEFGTPLYVYSKKALTEAYQAYDKACVDSTGKRRARVHYAVKANSNLAVIDCFKQLGSGFDLVSGGELARALAVGADPKSLVFAGVGKSAPEIAQALQAGVKCINVESVAELHQINRVATKLHCRAPISLRVNPDVDAQTHPYISTGLKGNKFGIAYHEVLNTYREAALLSQIDVVGIDCHIGSQITTTAPYLDALDKVLELVAQLKKEGIEIHHLDLGGGLGISYGDDNPPDITEFTNTLLNRVAERGFGHLDVVLEPGRSLVGNAGVLLTQVEYLKPGAEKNFCIVDAAMTELMRPALYEAYHGIVPVQTKTVKSASYDIVGPVCESGDWLGRDRTLSIEEGDLLAILSAGAYGFVMASNYNTRPKPAEIMVDGKNAYVIRSRENIADLFASEKVLPN; encoded by the coding sequence ATGACAAGTAAAGCAATCCCACTTCCGGACTTAGCTGGATTTACACAACGTAATGGCAATTGGTATGCGGAAGAAATTCCCTTAGCAGATTTAGCAAAAGAATTTGGCACCCCCTTATACGTCTATAGCAAAAAAGCATTAACCGAGGCCTATCAAGCCTATGACAAAGCTTGCGTAGATTCGACTGGCAAACGACGTGCCCGTGTTCACTATGCCGTGAAAGCCAATAGCAATCTAGCAGTGATCGATTGCTTCAAGCAATTAGGCTCTGGCTTTGACTTGGTCAGTGGCGGTGAATTAGCGCGCGCCCTCGCGGTCGGTGCGGATCCGAAAAGCTTGGTATTTGCGGGTGTTGGCAAATCTGCTCCTGAAATTGCTCAAGCATTGCAAGCTGGTGTCAAATGCATCAATGTGGAATCAGTTGCTGAACTACATCAAATTAATCGGGTTGCTACAAAACTCCATTGCCGTGCACCGATTTCATTGCGCGTCAATCCCGATGTTGATGCTCAAACCCACCCGTATATCTCTACTGGATTAAAAGGCAATAAGTTTGGCATCGCCTATCATGAGGTTCTAAATACTTATCGTGAAGCTGCACTGCTTTCCCAAATTGATGTTGTTGGCATTGATTGCCATATCGGCTCACAAATCACTACTACCGCGCCGTACTTAGATGCGCTCGATAAAGTACTCGAATTAGTCGCTCAATTGAAAAAAGAAGGTATTGAGATTCACCATCTTGATTTGGGTGGTGGCTTAGGTATTTCTTATGGCGATGACAATCCACCTGACATTACCGAATTTACTAATACCTTGCTTAATCGCGTTGCTGAGCGCGGCTTTGGACACCTCGATGTGGTTCTAGAGCCAGGTAGATCCTTAGTCGGCAATGCTGGCGTACTACTGACCCAAGTGGAATATCTTAAGCCTGGTGCCGAGAAAAACTTTTGTATCGTAGATGCTGCGATGACTGAGTTGATGCGGCCAGCCCTGTATGAGGCGTATCACGGTATTGTTCCTGTACAAACTAAAACTGTGAAGAGCGCTAGCTATGACATTGTTGGACCAGTCTGCGAATCTGGAGACTGGCTAGGAAGAGATCGCACTCTATCCATTGAAGAGGGCGACCTCTTGGCTATTCTCTCTGCGGGTGCCTATGGTTTTGTCATGGCATCGAACTACAATACCAGACCTAAACCTGCAGAAATTATGGTTGATGGAAAAAATGCTTATGTTATTCGTTCCCGTGAAAATATTGCCGATCTTTTTGCCAGTGAAAAGGTATTGCCGAACTAA